One part of the Halostagnicola larsenii XH-48 genome encodes these proteins:
- a CDS encoding methyl-accepting chemotaxis protein — MTDGNLLLQPFDGAETNGDDLELEQLRKQRDFWRGMFDDLVAEFPEPVVVVDDDGTITHWNDAHVEMTGITKDDAIGNEAMDVIGTDGVTETLAEEIARTGEPIREEQIRSGESDGDSWHIRAAGVPLRSPEGDSVGAFEYVSIVTDLVEQRKELERVQTAITETVEGAVDDLLAAAETNADTTEEVDKLAEDQVENLVEVRNEMEALSATVEEISASAEEVSSQSEAAAELAEESKEATGEIVTMIDDVRGATDTLSESSRNLAQRMKEIDKVVDVIDQIADETNLLAVNANIQAAQVDAGAEGFAVVADEVKELADQSKEEVETIEDIVNAVGENTTETIDSVETTIDRVDKAIERARTVDDKQSDILDAVEEASTGIEQIAGATDDQAATAEEVATMLGRSVDQIEDVADEIETLAATNDQQAAKVREVRDDVRELESDLS, encoded by the coding sequence ATGACTGATGGGAACCTGTTGCTTCAACCGTTCGACGGCGCCGAAACGAACGGCGACGACCTCGAGTTAGAGCAGCTACGAAAACAGCGCGACTTCTGGCGAGGAATGTTCGACGACCTCGTGGCCGAATTTCCTGAACCGGTCGTCGTTGTGGACGACGATGGAACGATCACCCACTGGAACGACGCCCACGTCGAAATGACCGGGATCACGAAAGACGACGCCATCGGAAACGAGGCGATGGACGTCATCGGGACCGACGGTGTCACCGAAACGTTAGCCGAAGAAATCGCCCGAACTGGTGAACCGATTCGAGAAGAGCAAATTCGGTCCGGCGAAAGCGACGGCGATAGCTGGCACATTCGCGCAGCTGGCGTCCCCTTGCGGTCGCCGGAGGGCGACTCCGTCGGTGCGTTCGAGTACGTCTCTATCGTCACGGATCTGGTCGAACAACGCAAAGAATTAGAACGCGTACAGACCGCAATCACCGAGACCGTCGAGGGTGCGGTCGACGACTTGTTGGCCGCCGCCGAGACGAACGCCGACACGACCGAGGAAGTGGATAAACTGGCCGAGGATCAGGTCGAAAACCTCGTCGAAGTCAGAAACGAGATGGAAGCGCTCTCGGCGACCGTCGAGGAGATTTCCGCGAGCGCCGAGGAGGTCAGCAGCCAGAGCGAGGCCGCGGCCGAACTGGCCGAGGAATCGAAAGAGGCGACCGGCGAAATCGTCACGATGATCGACGACGTCCGCGGTGCCACCGATACGCTTTCGGAAAGCAGTCGTAACTTAGCCCAACGGATGAAAGAGATCGACAAAGTCGTCGACGTTATCGATCAAATCGCCGACGAGACGAACTTGCTCGCGGTCAACGCCAACATTCAGGCGGCACAGGTTGATGCCGGTGCCGAAGGGTTCGCCGTCGTCGCCGACGAGGTCAAAGAACTCGCCGATCAGTCGAAAGAAGAAGTCGAAACGATCGAGGATATCGTCAACGCGGTCGGTGAGAACACGACCGAAACCATCGACAGCGTCGAAACCACGATCGATCGCGTCGACAAGGCGATCGAACGAGCGCGGACGGTCGACGACAAACAGTCCGATATTTTAGACGCAGTCGAAGAAGCGAGTACGGGTATCGAGCAGATAGCCGGAGCGACCGACGATCAGGCTGCAACCGCCGAAGAAGTCGCGACGATGCTCGGTCGGTCCGTCGACCAGATCGAAGACGTCGCGGACGAAATCGAGACCCTCGCAGCGACGAACGACCAGCAGGCTGCGAAGGTACGTGAGGTCCGCGACGACGTTCGGGAACTCGAGTCCGACCTGTCGTAA